In Zingiber officinale cultivar Zhangliang chromosome 6A, Zo_v1.1, whole genome shotgun sequence, a single genomic region encodes these proteins:
- the LOC121995293 gene encoding protein DOG1-like 2 yields the protein MTQLLVISLPRSLFFGPALVRKCRKDGGSIQGLLQRVDARPGHDLNELRQATGFPEAELRRLVAKSIRHYEEYYECRRSLVPDDGPTFFSPSWCNSFENAFLWIGDCRPSMFIRLLYSLSFPVLELYNAAVPEAALEEYAEAAARMV from the coding sequence ATGACGCAACTCCTGGTTATTTCACTTCCTCGATCCCTATTCTTTGGCCCTGCCCTCGTGCGCAAGTGCCGAAAGGACGGAGGGTCGATTCAGGGCTTGCTACAAAGAGTGGATGCGCGTCCAGGTCACGATCTCAACGAACTCCGGCAAGCCACCGGCTTCCCCGAGGCCGAGCTCCGCCGGCTCGTCGCCAAGAGCATACGCCACTACGAGGAGTACTACGAGTGCCGGCGCAGCCTTGTACCAGATGACGGCCCCACCTTCTTCTCCCCTTCCTGGTGTAACTCCTTCGAGAACGCTTTCCTCTGGATTGGCGACTGCCGACCCTCCATGTTCATCCGTCTTCTCTACTCCCTCAGCTTCCCCGTCCTCGAACTCTACAACGCGGCGGTGCCAGAGGCGGCCTTGGAGGAGTACGCGGAGGCAGCGGCGAGGATGGTGTGA
- the LOC121997935 gene encoding cytochrome P450 72A397-like: protein MGWAGSAGLLQSGALLWLPPLLLAAWAAAKALNSLWWRPRQLERMLRAQGLAGTPYRFLFGDLKEMGRLMEEAESKPMPPLSHEIAPRVAAFLTRKTKELGGRTSFTWLGPAPRVTLMEPELVKEVLVKKFDQIGRPDLGPYGHLLSTGVFSYHGEKWAKHRKILNPAFHLEKLKGMLPAMLACCTEMIEKWESRIGPDGSSEIDVWPELQGLSADVIAHTAFGSSYKEGKRIFQLQSEQAELLLLSLQSIYIPGFRFLPTPKNNRRKAIYREVRSILRNIIKKREEAIKMGEAPKQDLLGLLLESTQKDAQESGNKKGGMTTEDMIEECKLFFFAGQETTSILFTMALVTLSMHPEWQERAREEVLQVFGKNKPEFEGLGRLKIVTMVLYEVLRLYPPVPILERTTYKPLQIGNLSIPAGVGISLPAVFIHNDREYWGKDAGEFNPERFAEGVSKASKDQFAFFPLGGGPRVCIGQNYSLLEAKMALGMILQRFSFELSPSYSHAPTAVFTLQPQHGAPLKFRRL, encoded by the exons ATGGGTTGGGCTGGGTCGGCAGGGTTGCTCCAGAGCGGGGCGCTGCTCTGGTTGCCGCCGCTGCTGCTGGCGGCGTGGGCGGCGGCGAAGGCGCTCAACTCACTGTGGTGGAGGCCGAGGCAGCTGGAGCGGATGCTCCGGGCGCAGGGCCTCGCCGGCACCCCTTACCGATTCCTCTTCGGCGACCTCAAGGAGATGGGGCGCCTGATGGAGGAGGCGGAGTCCAAGCCCATGCCGCCCCTTTCGCACGAAATCGCCCCTCGCGTCGCCGCTTTCCTCACCCGCAAAACTAAAGAGCTCG GCGGAAGAACATCCTTCACTTGGCTAGGGCCTGCTCCCCGTGTTACTCTGATGGAACCAGAGCTGGTTAAGGAAGTGCTAGTTAAGAAGTTCGATCAAATCGGACGACCTGATTTGGGCCCTTATGGACATCTCCTCTCCACTGGAGTCTTCAGTTACCATGGCGAAAAGTGGGCTAAACACAGGAAGATTCTCAACCCTGCTTTCCACCTCGAGAAACTGAAG GGAATGCTGCCTGCTATGTTGGCCTGTTGTACTGAAATGATTGAGAAATGGGAGAGCAGGATCGGTCCAGATGGGTCTTCTGAAATTGATGTTTGGCCGGAGCTGCAAGGCCTTAGCGCCGACGTGATCGCTCACACCGCCTTTGGTAGTAGCTACAAGGAAGGAAAAAGAATTTTCCAGCTTCAGTCTGAGCAAGCTGAACTGCTGCTGCTATCCTTGCAGTCGATATATATCCCTGGTTTCAG ATTTCTGCCTACTCCTAAGAACAACAGAAGGAAAGCAATCTATCGCGAAGTCCGGTCGATTCTAAGGAACATAATAAAGAAGAGGGAGGAGGCTATCAAGATGGGTGAAGCGCCAAAACAAGACCTCTTGGGGCTGTTGCTGGAGTCCACTCAAAAGGACGCCCAAGAATCAGGAAACAAAAAGGGCGGAATGACTACTGAAGACATGATCGAAGAATGCAAGCTCTTTTTCTTTGCAGGCCAAGAAACAACCTCCATCTTGTTTACCATGGCGCTGGTTACATTAAGCATGCATCCTGAGTGGCAAGAAAGAGCTAGGGAAGAGGTTTTGCAAGTCTTTGGCAAAAACAAACCTGAATTTGAAGGATTGGGTCGTTTGAAGATC GTAACCATGGTACTGTACGAGGTTCTCAGGCTGTACCCACCTGTGCCTATTCTCGAGAGAACAACATACAAGCCATTGCAAATTGGGAACTTATCGATCCCAGCAGGCGTAGGGATCTCACTACCTGCCGTGTTCATCCACAACGATCGAGAGTACTGGGGCAAAGATGCGGGCGAGTTCAATCCAGAGCGGTTTGCTGAAGGCGTCTCCAAGGCGTCCAAGGATCAGTTCGCGTTCTTCCCGTTAGGCGGCGGCCCCCGCGTCTGCATCGGTCAAAACTATTCGCTGCTCGAAGCCAAGATGGCACTGGGAATGATCCTGCAACGGTTTTCCTTCGAGCTCTCGCCGTCGTATTCTCATGCGCCGACCGCAGTTTTCACCCTCCAACCTCAGCACGGCGCTCCGCTGAAGTTCCGCAGGCTTTGA
- the LOC121997934 gene encoding peptidyl-tRNA hydrolase 2, mitochondrial-like isoform X1, with protein MVPFGRKQSMPSKHKEEEPWLARSLKPENFLPGLLIGFLMGLFFDLSASRASYHPKPKSSYRTNKRGPGAEAVSSSPAGLGEELKMVLVVRQDLKMSVGKIASQCAHAATGLYVDLLQSHRSLLRAWEQYGQAKIVLSCKNQQEMNKLKEIADRCGLPTFIVADAGRTQVLAGSRTVLAIGPGSLRTTVKLLSCDQKITGSNFGNRLLQKAG; from the exons ATGGTGCCATTTGGGCGAAAGCAATCCATGCCTTCCAAGCAC AAGGAGGAGGAGCCATGGCTCGCTCGCAGTTTGAAGCCGGAGAACTTTCTCCCCGGACTACTAATCGGTTTCCTCATGGGCTTGTTTTTTGATCTTTCAGCATCGCGCGCTAGTTATCATCCCAAGCCCAAGTCCTCATACCGTACGAACAAACGCGGACCGGGGGCGGAGGCTGTTTCTTCATCTCCTGCCGGACTTGGCGAAGAGCTCAAAATG GTCCTAGTTGTCCGGCAAGATTTGAAGATGAGTGTTGGAAAAATTGCTTCTCAATGTGCTC ATGCAGCCACTGGCTTGTACGTGGACTTGCTTCAAAG CCATCGCTCTCTTTTGAGAGCATGGGAACAATATGGGCAAGCTAAAATAGTGTTATCATGCAAGAATCAGCAAGAGAT GAATAAGCTGAAGGAAATAGCAGACCGTTGTGGCTTGCCAACTTTTATTGTAGCGGATGCTGGGCGCACGCAG GTTTTAGCAGGATCAAGGACAGTACTTGCCATTGGACCAG GGAGCCTTCGCACAACGGTAAAGttattgtcatgtgaccaaaagatcaCGGGTTCGAATTTTGGAAAccgcctcttgcaaaaagcagggtaa
- the LOC121994389 gene encoding transcription factor MUTE-like, translated as MSHIAVERNRRRQMNEHLKVLRSLTPSFYIKRGDQASIIGGAIDFIKELQQLVQSLEAKKKRKSLSPSPSPRPQQLRHGHQLTPSPRTASSSSPSDGGGGSSLGVVKELGACCNSAVADVEAKLSGPNVLLRTLSRRIPGQVVRIISVLESQAFEILHLNISSMEDTVLYSFIVKIGLECQLSVEELAYEVQRSFCEEIM; from the exons ATGTCGCATATCGCTGTGGAGAGGAACAGGAGAAGGCAGATGAACGAGCACCTCAAGGTCCTGCGTTCTCTCACCCCATCCTTCTACATCAAAAGG GGAGACCAAGCTTCGATCATAGGAGGAGCCATAGATTTCATCAAGGAGCTGCAGCAGCTGGTGCAGTCGCTGGAGGCCAAGAAGAAGCGCAAGAGCCTGAGCCCCAGCCCAAGCCCGCGGCCGCAGCAGCTGCGGCACGGCCACCAACTCACGCCGTCGCCGCGCACCGCGTCGAGCAGCAGCCCCTCGGACGGCGGCGGCGGAAGCAGCCTCGGTGTCGTCAAGGAGCTGGGCGCCTGCTGCAACTCGGCGGTGGCGGACGTCGAGGCCAAGCTGTCGGGCCCCAACGTGCTGCTGCGGACGCTGTCGCGGAGGATCCCGGGCCAGGTGGTCAGGATCATAAGCGTGCTGGAGAGCCAGGCCTTCGAGATCCTCCATCTCAACATCAGCAGCATGGAAGACACTGTCCTCTACTCCTTCATCGTCAAG ATTGGACTTGAATGCCAACTAAGTGTTGAAGAATTGGCTTATGAAGTCCAAAGGAGCTTTTGTGAAGAAATTATGTAG
- the LOC121997934 gene encoding probable peptidyl-tRNA hydrolase 2 isoform X2 — translation MVPFGRKQSMPSKHKEEEPWLARSLKPENFLPGLLIGFLMGLFFDLSASRASYHPKPKSSYRTNKRGPGAEAVSSSPAGLGEELKMVLVVRQDLKMSVGKIASQCAHAATGLYVDLLQSHRSLLRAWEQYGQAKIVLSCKNQQEMNKLKEIADRCGLPTFIVADAGRTQVLAGSRTVLAIGPGRKADIDSVTGKLRLL, via the exons ATGGTGCCATTTGGGCGAAAGCAATCCATGCCTTCCAAGCAC AAGGAGGAGGAGCCATGGCTCGCTCGCAGTTTGAAGCCGGAGAACTTTCTCCCCGGACTACTAATCGGTTTCCTCATGGGCTTGTTTTTTGATCTTTCAGCATCGCGCGCTAGTTATCATCCCAAGCCCAAGTCCTCATACCGTACGAACAAACGCGGACCGGGGGCGGAGGCTGTTTCTTCATCTCCTGCCGGACTTGGCGAAGAGCTCAAAATG GTCCTAGTTGTCCGGCAAGATTTGAAGATGAGTGTTGGAAAAATTGCTTCTCAATGTGCTC ATGCAGCCACTGGCTTGTACGTGGACTTGCTTCAAAG CCATCGCTCTCTTTTGAGAGCATGGGAACAATATGGGCAAGCTAAAATAGTGTTATCATGCAAGAATCAGCAAGAGAT GAATAAGCTGAAGGAAATAGCAGACCGTTGTGGCTTGCCAACTTTTATTGTAGCGGATGCTGGGCGCACGCAG GTTTTAGCAGGATCAAGGACAGTACTTGCCATTGGACCAG GGAGAAAAGCAGATATTGATTCAGTAACTGGAAAATTGCGGTTGTTGTGA
- the LOC121997933 gene encoding histone-lysine N-methyltransferase ASHR2-like, whose protein sequence is MTSASVELLVKLAEIPGRGRALLSTRHIKPGEVLLSDSPLLLYPASASSSFCSRCFRSLPSSSSTSSSAPVRCRSHCSSSPAAASFCSARCLASHSPFLCLALSHFPISLPPELLSPALFLLAAYDLSITAPSDFHRLISLHGTTTSDVDAPTLHSLLTSILPSPPAAFSLELTAALLAKDKANAFGLMEPFDGGDRRVRAYGIYPNASFFNHDCLPNACRFDYVDQARENNTDIVVRAIHDIPVGREVCLSYFPVTWRYLERQTRLMEDYGFRCECDRCVVEKDWSDDDDEDGEEKEDEDEEGMEEEDEAMENMDTTGEDGEDGNFPHAYFFVRYVCDRENCGGTLAPLPPTADGSPSNLMECNVCGMLKTEDNNQQDRQKCSNGSMLH, encoded by the coding sequence ATGACTTCCGCCTCCGTCGAACTGCTAGTGAAGCTAGCCGAGATCCCCGGCCGCGGCAGAGCTCTCCTTTCCACCCGCCACATAAAGCCCGGCGAGGTACTCCTCTCCGActcccctctcctcctctaccCCGCCTCCGCCTCTTCCTCCTTCTGCTCTCGCTGTTTCCGATCCCTCCCATCCTCCtcttccacctcctcctccgctccGGTCCGTTGCCGCTCCCACTGCTCCTCCTCCCCTGCCGCCGCCTCCTTCTGCTCCGCTCGATGCCTCGCCTCCCACTCTCCCTTCCTCTGCCTCGCGCTCTCGCACTTTCCCATTTCTCTCCCGCCCGAACTTCTCTCCCCGGCTCTCTTTCTCCTTGCCGCTTATGACCTTTCCATCACCGCCCCCTCTGATTTCCATCGCTTGATCTCCCTCCACGGCACAACCACCTCCGACGTCGATGCTCCCACCCTTCACTCACTGCTCACCTCTATACTTCCTTCGCCCCCTGCTGCATTCTCCCTTGAGCTCACTGCTGCACTCCTTGCCAAGGACAAAGCCAATGCCTTTGGGTTGATGGAACCGTTTGACGGTGGGGATAGACGGGTCAGGGCCTACGGTATATATCCCAATGCCTCTTTTTTCAATCATGATTGCCTGCCAAATGCTTGCAGATTTGACTATGTCGACCAAGCCAGAGAGAACAACACTGACATTGTCGTGAGAGCGATCCACGATATTCCAGTGGGCAGAGAAGTGTGTTTGAGCTATTTCCCAGTTACTTGGAGGTATTTGGAGAGGCAAACAAGGCTTATGGAGGATTATGGGTTTAGATGCGAGTGTGATAGATGTGTGGTGGAGAAGGATTGGTCAGATGATGACGACGAGGATGGtgaagaaaaggaagatgaggatgaggaaggtatggaagaagaagatgaagcaatgGAGAATATGGACACAACTGGTGAAGATGGAGAGGATGGTAACTTCCCTCATGCCTATTTCTTTGTGAGGTATGTCTGTGACAGGGAGAATTGTGGAGGAACATTAGCACCATTGCCACCAACAGCTGATGGTTCGCCTTCAAATCTCATGGAGTGCAATGTCTGTGGTATGTTAAAAACTGAGGATAATAACCAGCAGGATAGACAAAAGTGCAGCAATGGCTCGATGCTACACTAA